A window from Drosophila kikkawai strain 14028-0561.14 chromosome 2L, DkikHiC1v2, whole genome shotgun sequence encodes these proteins:
- the Jon44E gene encoding serine protease 1: MKFLVFLACLAVATASVVPSMPAGKAVPVKDMPRAGKIDGRITNGYPAYEGKVPYIVGLSFNDGTHWCSGSIIGHTWVLTAAHCTNTANHVLIYFGASFRHEAQYTHWVSRSDMIQHPDWNDFLNNDIALIRIPHVDFWSLVNKVELPSYNDRYNSFSGWWAVASGWGLTDNNSGMSNYLNCVDVQIMDNNDCRNYYGGNYVTDNTICINTDGGRSSCSGDSGGPLVLHEGNRIVGIVSFGSGEGCTAGRPAGFTRVTGYLDWIRDHTGISY; this comes from the coding sequence ATGAAGTTCCTCGTATTCCTCGCCTGCTTGGCTGTGGCCACAGCCAGCGTTGTGCCCTCCATGCCCGCCGGCAAGGCGGTGCCCGTGAAGGATATGCCACGCGCTGGCAAGATCGATGGCCGCATCACCAACGGCTACCCGGCGTACGAGGGCAAGGTGCCCTACATCGTGGGCCTGAGCTTCAACGACGGCACCCACTGGTGCAGTGGCTCTATCATTGGCCACACATGGGTCCTGACTGCCGCCCACTGCACGAACACCGCCAACCACGTGCTGATCTACTTCGGTGCCAGCTTCCGCCACGAGGCCCAGTACACCCACTGGGTGAGCCGCAGCGACATGATCCAGCATCCCGACTGGAACGACTTCCTGAACAACGACATCGCCCTCATCCGCATCCCGCACGTGGACTTCTGGAGCCTGGTCAACAAGGTGGAGCTGCCCAGCTACAACGATCGCTACAACAGCTTCTCCGGCTGGTGGGCTGTCGCCTCCGGCTGGGGTCTGaccgacaacaacagcggcaTGTCCAACTACCTAAACTGCGTGGATGTCCAGATCATGGACAACAACGACTGCCGAAACTACTACGGCGGCAACTACGTCACGGACAACACCATCTGCATCAATACTGATGGCGGGCGCTCCTCCTGCAGCGGTGACTCTGGCGGCCCCCTGGTCCTCCATGAGGGCAATCGCATCGTGGGCATCGTTTCcttcggcagcggagagggatGCACTGCTGGCAGGCCCGCCGGTTTCACCCGTGTCACCGGTTACCTCGACTGGATCCGAGACCACACCGGCATTTCTTACTAA
- the LOC108078507 gene encoding phenoloxidase-activating factor 2-like → MAPAMLLLLILLAIGVNAQDFPSPKCHQNELCTTVKRCEESDDSGQKVIKPRVAIRFCGEGLMCCDKEQLKSWDTFQEEEKSIQNKVSRFPEPKPNESCGLNMECVPRKLCRDNIIDDAGVSLINPRIGKTQCSKSLYRCCEVGQEVDDSESPYVQKQKDFKYKNCGWSNPKGLIPDEDKFNYTEDVSVFGEFPWMVGIFTGRQKFLCGGTLIHPQLVVTSSHNVVNETVDTLVARLGEWDLNSVNEPYIHQSRRIKKIITHPDFHPQKLFNDIALLELKEPVQLAPHIQPLCLPPPQTPQLISQLLSSTCFATGWGSKDAKVDNLEQVLKRINLPLVEHSECQAKLRITRLESRFRLRPSFICAGGDPGKDTCHGDGGSPLFCTMPGERDRYQLVGIVSWGVECGEEDIPGVYANVPYLRNWLDEEIKELGITL, encoded by the exons ATGGCGCCGGCTATGCTCCTCCTGCTGATCCTCCTTGCGATTGGAGTCAATGCTCAGGATTTTCCATCACCGAAGTGCCATCAGAACGAGCTTTGCACGACAGTGAAGCGTTGCGAAGAGTCGGATGACTCCGGCCAGAAGGTTATCAAACCGAGAGTAGCCATTCGCTTTTGCGGTGAGGGCTTGATGTGTTGCGATAAGGAGCAGCTCAAGAGCTGGGATACTTTTCAGGAGGAAGAAAAGTCGATCCAAAACAAGGTGAGCCGGTTCCCAGAACCAAAGCCCAACGAGAGCTGCGGCCTAAACATGGAATGCGTGCCGCGGAAGCTGTGCCGTGACAACATTATCGATGACGCTGGAGTCAGCCTCATAAATCCAAGGATCGGCAAAACGCAGTGTTCCAAGTCCCTGTACCGCTGCTGCGAGGTTGGCCAGGAG GTCGACGACAGCGAAAGTCCTTATGTGCAGAAGCAAAAGGACTTTAAGTACAAGAACTGTGGCTGGAGCAACCCGAAGGGCCTGATTCCCGACGAAGACAAGTTCAACTACACGGAGGACGTCTCCGTCTTCGGCGAGTTTCCTTGGATGGTGGGTATCTTCACCGGGCGGCAGAAGTTCCTGTGCGGTGGAACGCTCATCCATCCTCAGCTGGTGGTCACCAGCTCGCACAATGTGGTCAACGAGACGGTGGACACCCTGGTGGCCCGGCTAGGCGAGTGGGATTTGAACAGTGTAAACGAGCCGTACATCCACCAGAGTCGGCGCATTAAGAAGATCATCACGCACCCGGATTTCCATCCACAAAAATTGTTCAACGACATTGCCCTTTTGGAGTTGAAGGAGCCCGTCCAACTGGCTCCGCACATACAGCCACTCTGCCTCCCGCCTCCTCAAACGCCGCAGCTGATCAGCCAGCTGCTATCCTCCACCTGCTTCGCCACGGGATGGGGCTCCAAGGATGCCAAAGTTGACAATCTGGAGCAGGTACTCAAGCGGATCAATCTGCCGCTGGTGGAGCATAGCGAGTGCCAGGCGAAGCTGCGCATCACGCGGCTGGAGAGCCGATTCCGGCTCCGCCCTAGCTTTATCTGTGCCGGCGGCGATCCTGGCAAGGACACTTGCCACGGAGACGGCGGCTCCCCGCTCTTCTGCACGATGCCAGGCGAAAGGGACCGCTACCAGTTGGTGGGCATCGTGTCCTGGGGCGTGGAGTGTGGCGAGGAGGACATCCCAGGCGTCTATGCCAATGTGCCATACCTGCGCAACTGGCTCGATGAGGAGATCAAAGAACTCGGCATTACTTTGTAg
- the LOC108078561 gene encoding phenoloxidase-activating factor 2-like, protein MASRTTPFTSAVFLLLILLESDFSRAQDFSSSMCQQSELCTTVKRCQESDNAGRKRISPRIARSCGVSLMCCEKEQLESWDATNSIRDKVSRVPEPEPNESCGLNMECVPRKLCRDNVINDSGITLINPRLGNTQCSKSLYRCCEVSQKVDDSESPYVQKQKDFKYTSCGWSNPKGLIPDEDKFNYEEDVSIFGQFPWMVGIFTGRQKFLCGGTLIHPQLVVTSSHNVVNETVDTLVARLGEWDLNSVNEPYIHQSRRIKEIIMHPEFDPDVFFNDIALLLLEEPVQLAPHIQPLCLPPPQTPQLISQLLSSNCFATGWGSKDAKSDKLEQVLKRINLPLVEHSECQAKLRLTRLESRFRLRPSFICAGGDPGKDTCKGDGGSPLFCTMPGERDRYQLVGIVSWGVECAEDDIPAVYANVPYLRGWLDEKIKGLGITL, encoded by the exons ATGGCAAGTAGAACAACACCATTTACTTCAGCAGTGTTCCTCCTACTGATCCTCCTGGAGAGCGACTTTTCCCGAGCCCAGGACTTTTCTTCGTCGATGTGCCAACAGAGCGAGCTCTGTACAACAGTGAAGCGCTGCCAGGAATCGGATAACGCCGGCCGGAAGCGCATTAGTCCGCGGATAGCCCGCTCCTGCGGTGTTAGCTTGATGTGTTGCGAGAAGGAGCAGCTCGAGAGCTGGGACGCCACTAACTCGATTCGGGACAAAGTGAGCCGGGTCCCAGAACCTGAGCCCAATGAGAGCTGCGGCTTGAACATGGAATGCGTGCCGCGCAAGCTGTGCCGGGACAACGTCATCAACGACTCGGGGATCACCCTTATCAATCCCAGGCTCGGCAACACCCAGTGTTCCAAATCCCTTTACCGCTGCTGTGAGGTTAGCCAGAAG GTGGACGACAGCGAAAGTCCTTATGTGCAGAAGCAGAAGGACTTCAAGTACACGAGCTGCGGCTGGAGCAACCCGAAGGGCCTGATTCCCGACGAAGACAAGTTCAACTATGAGGAGGACGTGTCCATTTTCGGCCAATTCCCCTGGATGGTGGGAATCTTCACCGGGCGGCAAAAGTTCCTATGCGGCGGAACGCTCATCCATCCTCAGCTGGTGGTCACCAGCTCGCACAATGTGGTCAATGAGACGGTGGACACCCTGGTGGCCCGGCTAGGCGAGTGGGATTTGAACAGTGTAAACGAGCCGTACATCCACCAGAGTCGGCGCATCAAGGAGATCATCATGCATCCCGAGTTCGACCCCGATGTGTTCTTCAACGACAtcgccctgctgctgctggaggaaCCCGTTCAGCTGGCTCCACATATTCAGCCACTCTGCCTCCCGCCTCCTCAGACGCCGCAGCTGATTAGCCAGCTGCTATCCTCCAACTGCTTCGCCACGGGATGGGGCTCCAAGGATGCCAAGAGTGACAAGCTGGAGCAGGTACTCAAGCGGATTAATCTGCCGCTTGTGGAGCATAGCGAGTGCCAGGCGAAGCTGCGCCTCACGAGGCTGGAGAGCCGATTCCGGCTCCGCCCTAGCTTTATCTGTGCCGGCGGCGATCCTGGCAAGGACACATGCAAGGGAGACGGCGGCTCCCCGCTCTTCTGCACGATGCCAGGCGAGAGGGACCGCTACCAGTTGGTGGGCATCGTCTCCTGGGGCGTGGAGTGTGCCGAAGATGACATTCCGGCCGTGTACGCCAATGTGCCCTACCTGCGTGGCTGGCTCGATGAAAAGATCAAGGGACTCGGCATAACGTTGTAA